Proteins encoded by one window of Haematobia irritans isolate KBUSLIRL chromosome 2, ASM5000362v1, whole genome shotgun sequence:
- the LOC142226095 gene encoding uncharacterized protein LOC142226095, whose amino-acid sequence MEIIPEGRHFRLVKESELPEILVYLERFLPESLKFHQTIRTYLNDRVWDFKFYVSKDWPEKPIILHFPGCTLTPENNIYRSFGIFCPSQQIEHVDLMETEDILIDWKLPLYLNFTHIAIMNRLDDFYKKMGVMERLEGDIYVCNKLNTDLNLDELPEDAEMRPLKVEDCEHIHDLYPANEIECVDVFNVLVRVLPGLGVFRKDTNELAAWMVHSYYGAMFSMQTRPNYRRLGYGIRLATALTKIVIERGYKPFVVIRPQNDASRNLYTKLGFEKAFETCRVKMTPYPMHTNGAVEPSAPEFKVDAAEANKENQPIDEGIEDMLAEKCDIKADEATGKTKKATTADEGIGEDK is encoded by the exons tTTCATCAAACAATACGAACGTACCTGAATGATCGTGTTTGGGATTTTAAGTTTTATGTTTCCAAAGATTGGCCAGAGAAACCCATCATCTTACATTTTCCAGGATGTACTCTAACG CCCGAGAACAACATATATCGAAGTTTTGGCATCTTTTGCCCCTCACAACAAATCGAACATGTGGATCTAATGGAAACCGAAGACATACTGATCGACTGGAAGCTACCATTGTACCTGAATTTTACGCACATTGCTATTATGAATCGCCTGGatgatttctataagaaaatgggCGTCATGGAGAGGCTAGAGGGTGACATTTATGTGTGCAATAAACTCAATACGGACTTAAATTTGGATGAGCTGCCCGAAGATGCTGAAATGCGTCCACTCAAAGTGGAAGATTGCGAGCACATACACGATCTGTATCCGGCCAATGAAATTGAGTGCGTTGATGTTTTTAATGTGCTGGTAAGAGTGCTGCCCGGCTTAGGTGTCTTCCGAAAGGATACAAATGAGTTGGCCGCTTGGATGGTACATTCTTACTATGGCGCTATGTTTTCTATGCAAACACGTCCAAATTACAGACGATTGGG aTATGGCATTCGTTTGGCCACAGCTTTAACGAAAATTGTTATTGAACGAGGCTATAAACCATTTGTTGTGATACGTCCACAAAACGATGCTTCTCGTAACCTTTATACTAAGTTAGGCTTTGAAAAAGCTTTTGAAACGTGCCGCGTCAAAATGACACCATATCCTATGCATACAAATGGTGCTGTCGAACCATCGGCCCCCGAATTTAAGGTAGATGCGGCCGAGGCGAATAAAGAAAATCAACCGATTGATGAAGGCATCGAAGATATGCTGGCTGAAAAGTGTGATATCAAGGCTGATGAAGCAACGGGCAAAACCAAAAAGGCCACTACGGCCGATGAAGGTATCGGTGAGGATAAGTAA